A window of the Clostridia bacterium genome harbors these coding sequences:
- the rplU gene encoding 50S ribosomal protein L21, producing the protein MYAIIETGGKQYRVQEGDVIFVEKIAVEEGSAVTFDKVLAVSKEGSVSFGSPIVADATVSGKVLGHGKDKKVIVFKYKPKKGYRRKQGHRQPYTKVSIEKINA; encoded by the coding sequence ATGTACGCTATAATTGAGACAGGCGGAAAACAATACAGAGTGCAGGAAGGCGATGTAATATTCGTTGAAAAGATTGCTGTAGAAGAAGGTTCAGCTGTAACTTTCGATAAGGTTCTTGCAGTTTCAAAAGAAGGCAGTGTAAGCTTCGGGAGTCCTATAGTTGCAGATGCAACTGTAAGTGGAAAAGTTTTAGGCCACGGAAAGGACAAGAAGGTAATTGTTTTCAAGTATAAGCCTAAAAAGGGTTATAGAAGAAAACAGGGACACAGACAGCCTTATACAAAAGTATCAATTGAAAAAATCAATGCTTAA
- a CDS encoding ribosomal-processing cysteine protease Prp — protein sequence MINISIVRDKSKFIWQFVVKGHAEYDEPGRDIICAAVSVTAYTAVGALEELAGLKGCYTEREGYMMCSIPQGIPESKKQIVKIILETTTIGFKQIELAYEDYVSVLDEEV from the coding sequence ATGATTAATATAAGCATAGTGAGAGATAAAAGCAAGTTTATATGGCAGTTTGTTGTTAAAGGACATGCCGAGTATGATGAGCCTGGACGTGATATCATATGCGCAGCTGTTTCAGTTACCGCATATACAGCAGTAGGTGCTCTTGAGGAACTGGCAGGTTTAAAAGGCTGTTATACCGAAAGAGAAGGCTATATGATGTGCAGTATACCTCAGGGTATACCAGAGAGTAAAAAGCAGATTGTAAAAATCATACTGGAGACAACAACAATAGGGTTCAAACAAATTGAACTCGCTTATGAAGATTATGTATCGGTTTTGGATGAGGAGGTGTAA
- the rpmA gene encoding 50S ribosomal protein L27 — MIKINLQLFAHKKGVGSSKNGRDSESKRLGVKRADGQFVLAGNILVRQRGTKIFPGTNVGIGSDDTLFALADGKVKFERKGKDKKQVSIVTA, encoded by the coding sequence ATGATTAAAATAAATCTTCAGTTATTCGCTCATAAAAAGGGTGTTGGTAGCTCAAAGAACGGCCGTGATAGTGAATCCAAAAGGCTGGGTGTTAAGAGGGCTGACGGTCAGTTCGTACTGGCTGGAAACATTCTTGTTAGACAGAGAGGAACTAAAATATTTCCGGGAACTAACGTAGGCATAGGCAGTGATGATACTCTTTTCGCACTGGCTGACGGAAAGGTTAAGTTCGAAAGAAAAGGAAAAGACAAGAAGCAGGTTAGTATAGTAACGGCATAA
- the obgE gene encoding GTPase ObgE, translated as MFIDSAKIFVKAGNGGNGKVSFHREKYITSGGPDGGDGGRGGDVVFIADEGVRTLIDFRYKRKYTAEPGQNGGSANCTGRSAEDLVVKVPAGTLIKEEETGRIIADLTKPGQSVVVAKGGKGGAGNQHFATSTRQIPNFAKSGDLGEERWVLLELKLLADVGLLGYPNVGKSTILSMVSAAKPKIANYHFTTIEPNLGVVRLENGNSFVLADIPGLIEGAHEGTGLGHKFLKHVERTKMFIHVVDVSGTEGRDPIVDFEVINTELRKYNSLLGERSQVVAANKTDIPGAEENFEIFKKEIEQKGYKVFPISAVSNKGLRELMLYVGSKLNELPDTILVDESEDMVVYTAEDEKPFDIHKDNNVFVVEGKWVRKIVSSTNFNNYESLQYFQRSIKSKGIIDELESMGINEGDTVKMYDIEFDYVR; from the coding sequence ATGTTTATAGACAGTGCTAAGATATTTGTAAAAGCAGGTAACGGTGGAAACGGTAAAGTATCCTTCCATAGAGAAAAATATATTACTAGTGGAGGTCCTGACGGTGGAGATGGCGGAAGAGGCGGAGATGTAGTTTTCATAGCCGATGAGGGTGTAAGGACCCTGATTGATTTCCGCTATAAGAGGAAGTATACAGCGGAGCCAGGACAAAATGGAGGTTCCGCAAACTGTACGGGACGAAGTGCAGAAGACCTTGTGGTAAAAGTTCCTGCCGGAACACTTATAAAGGAAGAAGAGACAGGCAGGATAATTGCAGACCTGACAAAGCCTGGACAAAGCGTGGTTGTCGCCAAAGGTGGAAAAGGTGGTGCTGGAAACCAGCATTTTGCTACATCTACAAGGCAAATACCAAACTTTGCAAAAAGCGGTGATCTGGGTGAGGAAAGATGGGTTTTGCTGGAATTGAAGCTGCTGGCGGATGTAGGACTACTGGGTTATCCTAATGTAGGGAAGTCTACTATTTTATCCATGGTCTCTGCTGCAAAACCTAAAATTGCAAATTACCATTTTACAACAATAGAACCCAATTTGGGAGTAGTAAGGCTTGAAAACGGAAACAGCTTTGTCCTGGCGGATATTCCGGGATTGATAGAAGGGGCGCATGAGGGAACCGGTCTGGGACATAAGTTTTTAAAGCATGTTGAGCGGACCAAGATGTTTATCCATGTTGTAGATGTTTCCGGTACTGAAGGCAGAGATCCTATTGTAGATTTTGAAGTTATCAATACTGAGCTTAGGAAGTATAATTCGTTACTCGGTGAAAGGTCACAGGTTGTGGCAGCAAATAAGACAGATATTCCCGGAGCAGAAGAGAATTTTGAGATATTTAAAAAGGAAATTGAACAAAAGGGCTATAAGGTATTTCCGATTTCTGCAGTATCGAATAAGGGGTTGAGGGAATTGATGCTGTATGTAGGAAGCAAGCTTAATGAACTTCCTGATACTATCCTTGTTGATGAGTCGGAAGATATGGTTGTATATACGGCAGAAGATGAGAAGCCGTTTGATATACATAAGGATAATAATGTTTTTGTAGTTGAAGGTAAATGGGTAAGGAAAATTGTAAGTTCTACTAATTTTAACAATTATGAATCGTTACAATATTTCCAGAGATCTATAAAGAGCAAGGGCATAATAGATGAGCTTGAAAGTATGGGGATCAATGAAGGTGATACAGTAAAGATGTATGACATAGAATTTGATTATGTCAGATAA
- the yhbY gene encoding ribosome assembly RNA-binding protein YhbY, with protein sequence MLTSKQRSYLRGLANGIPPIFQVGKGGVNENMIKQFGDALEARELIKATVLKNSLADVRSICEELSQATDSDVVQVIGNKFVLYKESKENKVIELP encoded by the coding sequence ATGCTGACAAGTAAACAAAGAAGTTATCTAAGAGGTTTGGCTAACGGGATACCGCCTATATTTCAGGTAGGAAAAGGCGGTGTGAATGAGAATATGATAAAACAATTCGGTGATGCCCTTGAGGCCAGAGAGCTTATTAAAGCAACAGTATTAAAGAATTCATTGGCGGATGTCAGATCTATTTGTGAAGAGCTTTCGCAAGCTACAGATTCTGATGTAGTACAGGTTATTGGGAATAAGTTTGTACTGTACAAGGAATCTAAAGAAAACAAAGTAATAGAGCTGCCATAA
- the ilvA gene encoding threonine ammonia-lyase, with translation MIKYEDILKARENLKGILLDTPTKYNQEFSDISQNEIYLKLENFQKTGSFKIRGACNKVASLSESAKKKGIITASAGNHAQGVALAAALRNIKAVVVMPETTPIAKITATKEYGAEVLLYGDGYDEAYKKAVEIRDRAEMTLIHAFDDPFVIAGQGTIGLEMLEDMYDLDIIVAPIGGGGLISGIGTAAKRIKPGIKLIGVETVGFDAMRQSVAAKKIMSINMANTIAEGIAVRKPGSITFQMVNTYVDDIVTVTEDEIASTILLMMEKAKFIVEGAGAAALASAIHKKLGVRDKKIGVVISGGNIDINLLSLIIHKGLVKSGRKVQIKTILKDRPGQLDALLDLLAEAKVNIISINHERDRLGVEIGFAEVDLTVETEGVEHAERLCRLMKSRGYAAEI, from the coding sequence ATGATTAAGTATGAAGATATTTTAAAAGCAAGGGAAAACCTAAAAGGAATTCTGTTAGATACTCCGACTAAATATAATCAGGAATTCAGTGATATTTCCCAAAACGAAATATATCTCAAGCTGGAGAATTTTCAAAAGACTGGCTCTTTCAAAATAAGAGGCGCCTGCAATAAGGTAGCAAGTTTAAGTGAAAGTGCAAAAAAGAAAGGTATTATCACCGCATCAGCGGGAAATCACGCGCAGGGGGTTGCGTTGGCAGCAGCTTTAAGGAATATAAAGGCAGTTGTAGTAATGCCTGAAACCACACCTATTGCCAAAATAACTGCTACCAAGGAGTATGGGGCTGAAGTACTGCTTTATGGAGACGGATATGATGAAGCATATAAAAAGGCAGTAGAAATCAGGGATAGGGCTGAAATGACACTCATACATGCCTTTGATGATCCGTTTGTAATTGCAGGACAGGGTACTATAGGACTAGAAATGCTGGAAGATATGTATGACCTCGATATAATTGTTGCTCCTATAGGGGGAGGGGGGCTCATTTCCGGTATAGGGACTGCAGCAAAGAGAATTAAGCCAGGTATTAAGCTTATAGGTGTGGAGACTGTAGGGTTTGATGCCATGAGGCAATCAGTAGCGGCTAAAAAAATCATGTCTATCAATATGGCAAATACAATTGCAGAGGGAATTGCTGTCAGGAAACCCGGCAGTATTACTTTTCAGATGGTAAATACATATGTAGACGATATAGTAACTGTAACTGAGGATGAAATTGCTTCGACAATATTATTGATGATGGAGAAAGCAAAGTTTATTGTTGAAGGTGCGGGTGCCGCGGCTTTAGCTTCTGCAATTCATAAAAAACTGGGAGTAAGGGATAAGAAAATAGGGGTAGTGATTTCAGGCGGAAATATTGATATAAACCTCTTATCACTTATCATACATAAGGGCTTAGTGAAATCAGGAAGAAAGGTTCAAATAAAAACGATTCTCAAAGATAGGCCGGGGCAATTGGATGCATTATTGGATCTATTGGCTGAAGCGAAGGTAAATATTATCTCTATAAATCATGAAAGGGATAGGCTTGGTGTGGAAATTGGTTTTGCCGAGGTAGACCTCACTGTTGAGACTGAAGGCGTGGAGCATGCTGAGAGACTTTGCAGGCTGATGAAAAGCAGAGGGTATGCTGCAGAAATCTAA
- a CDS encoding DUF4364 family protein encodes MSLGSNRELAENKLILLYILEKINMPVSNLQITKLILENKFMNYFLLQQFLNELSENGFLSTELVEDKTFYAITSSGRQTLEYFTSLIPFGIKGRIDDTITSIRKNIKNETLITADFTPESEKEFVVSCKVNEDNFSLIDLKITVGTRNDARTICDNWKKNSQAIYAEIIDSLIKKRE; translated from the coding sequence ATGAGCTTAGGCAGTAATAGGGAACTTGCAGAAAACAAGCTTATACTTCTATATATATTAGAGAAAATAAATATGCCTGTGAGTAATCTCCAAATTACAAAACTGATTCTGGAAAACAAGTTTATGAATTATTTCCTCCTCCAGCAGTTTTTAAATGAGTTAAGTGAAAACGGCTTTCTTTCAACGGAATTAGTAGAAGACAAAACCTTTTATGCAATAACCTCAAGCGGCAGGCAAACCCTGGAATATTTTACGAGCCTTATCCCTTTTGGCATAAAGGGGAGGATAGATGATACAATTACTTCTATCCGGAAAAATATAAAAAATGAAACACTTATTACGGCAGACTTTACTCCCGAAAGTGAAAAAGAGTTTGTAGTCTCCTGTAAAGTAAATGAGGATAATTTCTCACTTATCGATTTAAAGATCACTGTAGGTACAAGAAATGATGCAAGAACTATCTGTGATAACTGGAAAAAAAACTCTCAGGCGATATACGCAGAAATAATTGACAGTCTGATAAAGAAACGTGAATAG
- a CDS encoding 4Fe-4S binding protein produces MEFINDLQVRIKEWGASFIGYSDLSEKLPERYSRLRYGITVGVRLSDFIIDEIENCPTYTYFHHYRTVNTLIDQITLKSLLLIQDKGFMALAVPASQTVNDIEDKYSGIFPHKTAAVMAGLGWIGKNGLFISKDYGPRVRLGTILTNLELPTVLSDNENKCGNCRLCVDSCPAAALSGNCWEQGCNREHVVDAKACSEYMNAKFKHIGRGSVCGICIKVCPHGGKK; encoded by the coding sequence ATGGAATTTATAAATGATTTGCAAGTAAGGATAAAGGAATGGGGAGCCAGTTTTATTGGATATTCGGATCTTTCAGAAAAACTGCCGGAAAGATACAGCAGACTAAGGTATGGAATAACTGTTGGAGTGAGGCTCTCAGACTTTATCATTGATGAAATAGAGAATTGCCCAACATATACATATTTCCACCATTACCGCACAGTAAATACTCTGATTGACCAGATTACACTGAAGTCACTTCTTCTTATCCAGGACAAAGGCTTTATGGCATTAGCCGTTCCTGCATCGCAAACAGTAAACGATATAGAAGATAAGTATAGTGGAATATTTCCACATAAGACAGCAGCTGTTATGGCTGGACTTGGATGGATAGGTAAGAACGGGCTTTTCATAAGTAAAGACTACGGTCCTAGAGTAAGGCTTGGTACAATTCTCACAAATTTGGAGCTTCCAACCGTCCTCTCGGATAATGAGAACAAATGCGGTAATTGCAGGCTGTGTGTGGATAGTTGTCCTGCAGCAGCACTTTCAGGCAACTGCTGGGAGCAAGGCTGCAATAGAGAACATGTAGTTGATGCAAAAGCTTGCAGTGAGTATATGAACGCAAAATTCAAACATATTGGAAGAGGGTCGGTTTGCGGCATATGCATTAAAGTATGTCCCCATGGAGGAAAGAAATAG
- a CDS encoding response regulator, which produces MKKVLLVNDSKFESIIMKDILNSMGYDVKVSDEFNATGVIENFHPDFLVVNYIMKEIRGDQLIAMVKLHNPGIKCFLCSSSSLDTMQNKKIDGFIKTPVEKDEIAKIFNYFQSSNNDDYEIVKKKDIEARVGEIMHCRGCGREIGKGGTSGFAFCPYCGGKN; this is translated from the coding sequence ATGAAAAAGGTTCTACTAGTAAACGATAGCAAGTTTGAAAGTATTATCATGAAAGATATCTTAAATTCAATGGGATATGATGTCAAAGTATCGGATGAGTTCAATGCCACTGGCGTTATTGAAAATTTTCATCCAGATTTTCTTGTAGTTAATTATATTATGAAGGAAATCAGGGGTGACCAGCTTATTGCTATGGTAAAACTCCACAACCCAGGAATTAAGTGTTTTTTGTGCTCAAGTAGCAGCTTGGATACAATGCAAAATAAAAAGATAGATGGCTTCATTAAGACTCCTGTTGAGAAAGATGAGATAGCAAAGATATTCAATTACTTTCAAAGCAGCAATAATGATGATTATGAAATAGTCAAAAAGAAGGATATAGAAGCCAGAGTAGGTGAAATAATGCATTGTAGAGGCTGTGGCCGTGAAATAGGCAAAGGGGGCACCAGTGGTTTTGCTTTTTGTCCCTACTGTGGGGGTAAGAATTAA
- a CDS encoding glucose-1-phosphate adenylyltransferase, translated as MVRKEIVALLLAGGQGSRLGVLTKTIAKPAVLYGGKYRIIDFSLSNCINSGIDTVGVLTQYQPLKLNSHIGIGKPWDMDRINGGVTILSPYLKEEVGEWYKGTANAVFQNIHYIDKLAPEYVIILSGDHIYKMDYSLMLDFHKRNDAEATISVIDVPYAEASRYGIMNTYENGRIYEFEEKPQNPKSTLASMGVYIFTWKVLREYLIRDSENPVSDYDFGKNIIPLMLGEGRSMWAYKFQGYWRDVGTIQAFWESNMDLIRRVPDFNLFDPGWKIYTPNPVAPAHYIGPNGSVKKSIVAEGCMIYGQVKNSVVFPGVIIEEGTVIEDSIVMSNCRIGAGSYANQCIIGESVQIGQGVKIGIGEIVSNEHKPNIYTSGITVIGEGAMIPDGVEIGKNVMVDIDASTEDFYQMRILSGKSVFKGGVSE; from the coding sequence ATGGTAAGAAAAGAAATTGTTGCGTTACTTCTTGCCGGTGGGCAGGGAAGCAGGCTTGGAGTTTTGACAAAAACCATAGCCAAGCCGGCAGTTTTGTATGGAGGGAAGTACAGGATAATTGATTTTTCACTAAGTAACTGTATAAATTCCGGCATTGATACAGTTGGAGTTCTGACACAGTATCAGCCGTTAAAGCTAAATTCCCATATAGGTATAGGTAAACCTTGGGATATGGACAGAATAAATGGGGGAGTAACAATTTTATCACCTTACCTTAAGGAAGAAGTGGGTGAATGGTACAAGGGTACTGCAAATGCGGTATTTCAAAATATTCACTATATAGACAAATTAGCGCCGGAATACGTGATTATACTTTCCGGAGATCATATATACAAGATGGATTATTCACTAATGCTGGATTTTCATAAGAGAAATGATGCCGAAGCAACTATCTCTGTTATTGATGTCCCTTATGCGGAAGCGAGCAGATACGGAATAATGAATACATATGAAAATGGCAGGATATATGAATTTGAAGAAAAACCTCAAAACCCTAAAAGTACGTTGGCATCAATGGGGGTATATATTTTCACCTGGAAGGTGCTTAGAGAATACCTGATACGTGATAGTGAAAATCCCGTATCGGATTATGACTTCGGGAAAAATATCATTCCCTTGATGCTTGGTGAAGGAAGAAGCATGTGGGCCTATAAGTTCCAGGGGTATTGGAGGGATGTAGGCACGATTCAGGCTTTTTGGGAATCTAATATGGATTTGATCAGAAGAGTTCCTGATTTTAATCTATTTGATCCTGGTTGGAAGATTTATACCCCAAACCCGGTTGCTCCTGCCCACTATATCGGGCCAAACGGCAGCGTCAAGAAATCAATTGTTGCTGAAGGGTGCATGATTTACGGACAGGTAAAAAACTCTGTTGTTTTTCCTGGAGTAATTATTGAGGAAGGTACTGTTATAGAAGACTCCATAGTTATGTCAAATTGCAGGATTGGGGCAGGCAGCTATGCAAACCAGTGCATTATCGGTGAAAGTGTGCAGATAGGGCAAGGGGTGAAAATTGGCATCGGAGAAATTGTTTCAAACGAACATAAGCCCAATATATATACTTCCGGCATAACTGTTATTGGTGAAGGTGCTATGATACCCGATGGTGTAGAAATAGGGAAGAATGTAATGGTGGATATAGATGCCTCAACTGAAGATTTCTACCAAATGAGAATTCTTTCAGGAAAAAGTGTATTTAAGGGTGGTGTAAGCGAATGA
- the glgD gene encoding glucose-1-phosphate adenylyltransferase subunit GlgD produces MKNTMGIILTGGKNNRLKELSAKRSISAVPVGGKYRTIDFTLSNFVNSGVTNIGVLTQYSFRSLMDHLGSGKEWDLDRKNDGLFIFPPYLSGDDNGWYRGSADAMYNNLTFLRRSNEKYVIIAQGNCIYKMNFDDMLDFHINKNSDITVAYREMNNYSDEEMSLLGLLKVDENKRIVDLQEKPRHPWTKTGSMGIYIINRELLIALLEESAAHGNYDFVKDILIKKLNELNLFGYEFKGYWRSLSTIQMYYKCNMELLNPETRRELFIDSGRIYTKVKDEPPAKYNDEAEVKNSIIADGCIIEGTVENSVLFRGVTVKRGAFIKDSIIMQGASIEEGAVLNYAILDKGVVMTEGKCLKGEPNWPIIVGKNVRV; encoded by the coding sequence ATGAAAAATACAATGGGAATAATACTGACCGGAGGAAAAAACAACAGATTAAAGGAATTATCTGCTAAGAGGTCAATTTCGGCTGTACCGGTAGGAGGCAAATATAGGACTATTGATTTTACTTTATCAAATTTTGTTAATTCGGGTGTAACGAATATAGGTGTATTAACCCAGTATAGTTTCCGTTCTCTTATGGATCATCTGGGATCAGGCAAGGAGTGGGACCTGGATAGGAAAAACGACGGGCTGTTTATTTTTCCTCCTTATTTGTCAGGTGATGATAACGGGTGGTATAGGGGCAGTGCGGATGCAATGTATAACAATCTGACCTTCTTGAGGAGAAGTAATGAGAAATACGTTATCATTGCACAAGGTAACTGCATATATAAAATGAATTTTGATGATATGCTTGATTTCCATATAAATAAAAATTCCGATATAACTGTTGCTTACAGGGAGATGAACAATTATTCCGACGAAGAAATGTCTCTCCTGGGCTTATTGAAGGTAGACGAAAACAAAAGGATTGTGGACTTACAGGAAAAACCTCGTCATCCATGGACGAAAACGGGTTCCATGGGTATATATATAATAAACAGGGAGTTGCTGATTGCACTGCTGGAAGAGAGTGCAGCCCACGGAAATTATGATTTTGTGAAAGATATTTTGATTAAAAAACTTAACGAGCTGAATTTATTCGGTTATGAATTCAAGGGATATTGGAGAAGTCTGAGTACAATACAAATGTATTACAAGTGCAATATGGAATTGCTGAATCCTGAAACCAGACGAGAGCTATTCATTGACAGTGGCAGGATATATACTAAGGTAAAAGATGAGCCGCCTGCAAAATACAATGATGAAGCAGAGGTAAAGAACTCTATTATAGCTGACGGGTGCATTATTGAGGGGACAGTGGAAAATTCCGTGCTATTCAGGGGAGTTACAGTAAAGAGGGGGGCTTTTATAAAGGATAGTATAATTATGCAGGGGGCGAGCATTGAAGAGGGTGCTGTTTTAAATTATGCAATTCTTGATAAGGGTGTTGTTATGACAGAGGGTAAATGTCTGAAAGGTGAGCCAAACTGGCCGATTATAGTGGGTAAGAATGTAAGAGTTTAG
- a CDS encoding DMT family transporter has product MKSFYFGAILVSVSALGYGIMPVFAKFAYKGGINTTTLLLIRFGLAALLFFSYLLIRYRKISISLKQVGVLFILGGICYTGQSFLYFSAVKHIPGSLATLLVYVAPVLVAVFSFFIDKERITLKVILPIAVAFTGLVIVCKDSIGKVDFRGIIMALGAALVYAFYVILSNRVVKQLPAVMSSAFITFFTAVALLSGGTASGSVSLDFKPVTWVYIAALVMISTVLALAAFLAGLDRLGSTKASILSMLEPVFAVIFSVAFLAEKLTVYQLFGGMIVITGAFMVIRPQKTDKKSTNGKELN; this is encoded by the coding sequence ATGAAGAGTTTTTATTTCGGAGCTATACTTGTATCGGTTTCTGCGCTGGGTTACGGCATTATGCCTGTATTTGCAAAATTCGCATATAAAGGTGGAATAAATACTACGACACTTTTACTAATCCGATTTGGGCTGGCGGCGTTGTTATTTTTTTCTTATTTATTAATCAGATACAGAAAAATAAGTATCAGCCTGAAACAAGTCGGAGTTCTGTTTATTCTAGGCGGTATATGCTACACAGGTCAATCCTTTCTGTATTTTTCTGCAGTCAAACACATTCCGGGCTCTCTCGCTACACTGCTTGTGTATGTAGCACCGGTGCTTGTAGCTGTTTTTTCTTTTTTTATTGACAAAGAAAGAATCACACTGAAAGTAATACTCCCGATAGCAGTAGCCTTTACAGGCCTTGTGATTGTTTGCAAAGACAGCATTGGAAAGGTTGACTTTAGAGGGATTATTATGGCTCTGGGTGCTGCGTTAGTATATGCATTCTATGTGATTTTAAGTAACCGTGTTGTCAAACAGCTTCCAGCTGTTATGTCCAGTGCGTTTATTACATTTTTTACAGCCGTAGCTCTTTTATCCGGTGGCACGGCATCAGGTTCTGTGTCACTTGATTTCAAACCTGTTACCTGGGTATATATAGCCGCATTGGTAATGATCTCGACTGTACTTGCATTAGCTGCTTTTTTAGCCGGACTTGACAGGCTGGGGTCCACAAAAGCATCCATACTTAGTATGCTGGAACCAGTCTTTGCGGTCATTTTTTCAGTGGCTTTTCTTGCGGAAAAACTTACTGTGTATCAACTTTTTGGCGGTATGATAGTAATAACGGGGGCCTTTATGGTAATAAGACCGCAAAAGACCGATAAAAAGAGTACAAATGGTAAAGAATTAAATTAA
- a CDS encoding ABC transporter substrate-binding protein has translation MAGIKNRIFVCVLALVLILSLALSACGKADDSILRVGVDDSYPPMEYKDKDGKTTIGFDVDVAKELAKKLGKKDVEFISNDWTGIFDALETDKFDVIISSVSINDERNEKHSLTKPYIANKQVIVTKAGTTAIKSPEDLKDKKVGFQAGTTSEEFCKDTLKLDEKNLSSYPLVTQPFMDLEAGRIEAIMVDVVVAKYYIANNKGKFVLAWESSEAEPMALCFPKKDTELRDKANQILDEMQKDGTMKAISEKWFGEDVTKNLE, from the coding sequence ATGGCAGGAATAAAAAACAGAATTTTTGTATGTGTATTGGCTTTGGTATTGATTTTGTCTCTGGCACTTAGCGCATGTGGAAAAGCAGACGATAGTATACTTCGTGTAGGGGTAGATGACAGCTATCCTCCAATGGAGTATAAGGACAAGGATGGTAAAACAACAATAGGGTTTGACGTTGATGTAGCAAAGGAATTGGCAAAAAAGCTTGGGAAAAAGGATGTTGAGTTTATATCAAATGACTGGACAGGTATTTTTGATGCCCTTGAAACAGATAAATTCGATGTAATTATTTCTTCTGTAAGTATTAATGATGAGAGAAATGAAAAACATTCTCTTACAAAACCTTATATAGCAAATAAGCAGGTTATAGTCACAAAGGCGGGAACAACAGCGATAAAGTCGCCTGAAGACTTGAAGGATAAGAAGGTAGGATTTCAGGCTGGTACTACATCTGAAGAATTCTGCAAGGATACTTTAAAACTTGATGAAAAGAATCTCAGTTCATATCCCTTAGTTACACAGCCTTTTATGGACCTTGAAGCTGGTAGGATTGAAGCAATAATGGTTGACGTAGTTGTTGCGAAATACTATATTGCAAACAATAAAGGCAAATTTGTACTTGCCTGGGAAAGCTCAGAAGCTGAACCTATGGCGCTCTGCTTCCCTAAAAAAGACACAGAATTGAGAGATAAGGCAAATCAGATATTGGATGAAATGCAGAAAGACGGAACTATGAAGGCTATTTCAGAAAAATGGTTTGGTGAAGACGTTACAAAGAACCTTGAGTGA
- a CDS encoding amino acid ABC transporter permease, translating to MDFDRLIGYMPALLEGALNTVLLTVISVLFGSVLGLFLALGRLSKNKIVDRICWIYIWLFRGTPLLMQLFFIYYALPKIHPALTLPGQWIPALLALALNSGAYLAEIIRAAIQSIDKGQMEAAKALGMSYSQAMRRIIVPQSYRRLIPPVGNELIALLKDSSLVAMIAMTELMKVTNQISTRESDAAIYLPAAILYLSMTTLFTYVFEKLEKKYSVYE from the coding sequence TTGGATTTTGATAGGCTTATAGGATATATGCCAGCTCTTTTGGAAGGTGCACTGAACACGGTTTTGTTAACGGTTATTTCCGTTTTATTCGGGTCTGTACTCGGTCTTTTTCTGGCGCTTGGCAGACTTTCTAAAAACAAAATAGTCGATAGGATATGCTGGATTTATATTTGGCTGTTCAGGGGAACGCCACTTTTAATGCAATTGTTTTTCATTTATTATGCATTGCCAAAGATACATCCTGCACTTACACTGCCGGGACAGTGGATACCTGCACTACTGGCGCTTGCATTGAATTCCGGAGCATATCTGGCCGAAATTATCAGGGCAGCAATACAGTCAATTGATAAAGGCCAGATGGAAGCAGCCAAAGCACTTGGGATGAGTTATAGTCAGGCAATGAGGAGAATTATCGTGCCTCAATCCTATAGAAGGTTGATACCGCCTGTTGGAAATGAGTTGATAGCATTATTGAAGGATTCTTCACTTGTTGCAATGATTGCAATGACCGAGCTTATGAAAGTGACAAATCAGATATCCACCAGGGAATCTGATGCAGCAATTTACTTGCCTGCAGCAATACTGTATCTGTCGATGACCACGTTGTTTACCTATGTTTTTGAAAAGCTGGAAAAGAAATATTCTGTATATGAATAG